The Desulfurococcaceae archaeon DNA window TTGCTATCTTAATAGGCTTTATTTCAAAGTACTCTATTATTTCGTATTTCTCGGCGAGAAAGTGGGGGAGCTCTCTGATGGACAGTAACAGTACTCCATCATGCGCTCTGACCGTGGGAGTTAGTAGAGTTATTACTAGCGGAACTACGTACTTAGCGTTCTTAGCCATCTTATATTTCGACCTAACGAGCAGGTAATGCTTGATCATCTTACTAACCCTCTCGGAGTGCCTTGTCGCCGCCTCCATCAACCTACTTGGAGATCTCGAGGACCAATGCTTGCAATCTACTGCAATGCTAAAACCTGTGGAGGGTTCTACGGCAAAGACATCTATTTCAAACCGTACAGGGCTAGTTATCCTTAATCCGTGAACTACATCATAGCCTGCCTCACTTAATAAGTTTGACGAAAATACCTCGAAGTCTCTCCAGTCAAGTAGCTCACTGACTTTTCTCAGCTCAACGTTCATACTAAGCAACTTTAAAGCTAGAAGGAGAGGATTTGACGCTACTACTTCCTCTCCTTGAATTCTTATGGCATCGGAGTACCTTTCTAGTATATGGGTTACTACTTCGCCGGAGTAACCGGTTAGACTTAGTAGTTCTCCTAAAAGCATTCTCCTGTACTTTAACATCGTGAGCAAGACTCTTGATTCGGCGTTCATTTAACCATTCGACCCATAAAAGTAATTAGTTAATTAGGTATTAAACTAGGAGTGCCTTTAAACACCGATGGTGTTATACGTGGGCAGTGACTTGGTCAACGCCGTTAGGAACGAGTTACTCCGGGAAGAAATCGTGGATTTTACTGTTAGAGAGGACATGAGCGTGTGTGAGCTTATCGAGGGATATGGTCAATCACACGGTTTCATGGCAGGACACGTTTACAGAGCTAGTAAAGTGCTAGCTGAAATGGCACTAGATCATAACACAATACGCATACTCTCGTTTACGGGAAACGTAGTTTCAACCGGGTTGAGAGGCCTGCTTGCGCAGTTAGTACGTGAAGGTTGGTTTCACGCCGTAATAACGACTTGCGGTGCGATAGACCACGACATTGCTAGAGGCACGGGGCACAAGTACTATAAAGGTGACTGGGTATACGATGACGCAATGCTACACTCTATCAGCATACACAGGCTTGGAAACGTGTTGATACCCGCCGAGAATTACGGGGTCGCCGTTGAAAAATTCGCGAGAAGACTCTTTGAGGAGTTGACCAGAGTTAAGAAGAAGTGGGCAGTCAGTGAAGTGCTCCGTGAGGCTGGGAGGAGAATTGCGGATGAAAAAAGCATCTTAAGGGCTGCCTACGAGCGAGGAATACCTATATACGTTCCCGGGATATATGATGGTGCATTCGGTTCCCAGGTTGTTTTCAACCAGGATGTAATGGGTCTAGAACTAGACCTCGTGGCAGACGAGAAGAACATAATTGAGCTGATCGTGACTTCGAAGAAGGCCGGAGCACTAATTGTAGGTGGAGGTATTAGTAAGCACCACACCATATGGTGGGCTCAACTAAAAGACGGTTTAGACTATGCTGTCTACATTACAACAGCCGTTGAATACGACGGTAGTCTGAGCGGCGCGCATCCAAGAGAGGCCATTAGCTGGAGCAAAATAAAGCCGGGCGCTAAGCACGTTGTAGTCTACGGTGATGCGACTGTAGTGCTACCTCTAGTAGTTGCTGGAGCTAAGTGCATGTCGAGGATGGCAAAGTGATCGAAGTACATGTTGGGATAGATGACGTAGACTCTCTTAAAGGTGGGTGCACAACCCACTTTGCCGTTGAAGTATCGTGGAAGCTGAAAAATAAAAACATAAAGTTCACAGATTACCCTAACCTTGTTAGGCTAAACCCCGCTGTACCCTGGAAAACGCGTGGTAATGGTGCGGTTGCCCTTAGATTACTACTAACCTCTGAAAGCGATATTGAAGACGTTTGGGGGTTCTTAACTAATGAGCTTGAAGAATACACTAGGTGCTTTCCCGATCCGAAGCACCAACCAAGCGCTGTACTACACGTAGGCGAGGTGCCGCGTGAATACGTGTGGCTGGCCCAAAAGGCCCTTCACGATATCGTCCCTCTAGACCTTGCTCTCAGGGCAATTAGTAAACACGAGAATACGAGGTACTACTCCATTACCGGTAAGAGAGGCATTATAGGGGCGCTCTCAGCCGTAGGATACACGATGAAAAACACCGATTATACGTTCGAAGTCGTAGCTTACAGGGAGCGCAGCTACTGGGGTAAACCCAGGCTTGTAGACGAGGAGAGCGTCCGCGATATGGATAGGCTGTACTGTAAAGACACCGTCCTGAATTATGACTACGAGTTTAATAGAGTACTGATAACACCGCGGGGGCCCGACCCCGTTCTTTTCGGTGTCCGCGGGGAATCGCCTGAAACTTTGCTGGAGGCTATAAAAGTACTTCGGGTACATGAACCGGTAGAATACGTGGCTATGTTTAGAACAAATCAGCATACTGACAGCCATATATTTCCGGTCAGTAGCATCTGCGATATTAGGCCATACACATGCATTTCCGCCCGTGGAATAGTGAAAAACAAACCTACGAGGGCTATTGGAGGACACGTGTTTTTTAGGCTCTGCGATCAACATTGCTGCGTAGACGTTGCGGTGTACGAGCCTACTAAGCACTTTAGGAACGTAGTAGAGAAGCTTGAAGCAGGTGACGAAGTGGAGGTACTGGGTTGTGTAAGACCCCCGGGACCAGCTCACGATATTACAGTTAACCTTGAGAAAATTAGAGTTATCAAGCTCGTAACGGTTACAATATACGAAAACCCGAGGTGTCCCCATTGCGGTTCTAGGATGGAGAGTGCAGGTAGAAATAAGGGGTTTAAGTGCCGTAAATGTGGGCACCGGGATCCGGGCGCTAAGAAATTCGCTCTTACGGCAAGAAGGGAGCTTGAAGCGGGCTGGTACCAGCCACCTAAGATAGCTTTTAAACACCTCATGAAACCAATTGAAAGGTTCGGCCGCGAGAAGAAGTCCTTTGCGGGGCCAGTTCTGGAAAACTTTATTGTGAAATCCCCGTGAAACCTATTTTACTTACCCGACTCTTAAATGTACCTGGGTGATTTACGTGTCCAGGGCGTCGAAGCGTGCAAGTGCATTACCTACGAATCCTCATAGAATCCTCATATCTAAGGCCCACGAATTAAGAAGACGGGGCGTTAAGGTCTATGATTACACGGCGGGTCAGCCAGGCCTTCCACCAAGTAAAGAAGCACTAGAATACTTCGTAGAAATGCTTAAAAAGGATCCCTTTAAGCATTTCCGATACATGCCTACGCAGGGGTTACAGGAACTTAGAGAGGCCGTTTCACAAGACTTAAAGCGGTACGGAAACGTGGACGTGCCTGCCGACCAGATACTGATAACCGCCGGTGGGGCAGAGGCCCTTATACTTTCAGTATACACGTTATTAGATGAGGGCGACGCCGTTCTCCTGCTAGATCCCTCTTACAGTGTTTACTGGGACCTCACGAAGTTCGCTGGCTTGAAAATAGAGAGTTGTAAGCAAAGGTACGAAACTGGGTTTAACCCTGACCCCGAGTGCATAAAAGAAAAACTAAGTAGTGGAGTGAAAGCCGTGATGTTCGCCAGCCCGGATAACCCCACATCAAGAATTATCGACCATGAAGTTGCAAAAACCCTTGTCGAAGTTGCACGCGAAAAGAAGGCATGGGTGATCTACGATGTTGCTTACAAGCACATAGTGTATGAGGGAGAGCACATATGGATTGAGAGGTTCGATCCAGCGCTTGAGAACACCGTAGTATGCGGCTCTTTCAGCAAAGACATAGCAATACCTGGAGGCAGACTAGGCTATATTTATGGGCCTAAAGACGTGATACCGGACCTCGTTAAGTTGAAGGGGGTCTTCGGTATCGTTGCACCGGTACCAATGCAATGGCTCGCATACTACTATCTTGTAGGAGGCTTCAAGGAAAAATACCTGAGCGAGGTCATTCCAGTATACAAGAGAAGGCGTGATGTAGCCTACGAGTCGTTCAAAAAGCTATTTCCCGAGGCGAGGCTACACAAGCCCGTTGCAAGCATGTACCTCTTCCCTGACGTAACACCGTACCTCGGCAAGCTTAAGTGGAACGATTTGGAGTTCGCCATGCAACTAGCAGAGTCTAAGGGTACCGTGATGTTACCGGGATCAATATTCGGAGAAGCTGGTTCAGGGCACCTTAGAATAACCTTCGTGACAATGAACGAGGAAGACCTGGTCGAGGGATTTGTATTAATGCGTGAGTTCCTCGAGGAAAGGGGGGTCATTTAGCTGGATAAGTTAGCTTTTTTGAACGTGTACCACCCGGCGACCACCGGTAGAAGTATCCACAGCGTAACTGACAGCGCTACTGCCCACGGTTGAACAACGCTTTCGATTACCCTCAAGGCGTCACCGTAAAGGTTTATGTTATAATACCTGGTCACGTAGAATTCTATAAAGTCTTGTACTCCGAATGGCGTGAAATACCTCGTTAGGTACTGTAATTTCATCATTTCCTTGTATACCTCGGGCCCGTACATGTCTTTACTCGTTAGAACCACGAGTACTGAGGCTATTACTGATAGTATAATTGTGAAAAGTATGAATAAGAATATGGCAAAGGCCAAGTACCCTGCACCTCTCGTGATAGTTGATACGAAGTAACACAGGCTGTAGAAAGCTACGAGCGACAGTACTATGCCGCTGTACATCAGTAAGTTCACGTAAGGTTCAATGAACACTTCTAGCAACAGCCATAACGTAGTAATTAGTACGGTGTAAAATATGGTAGATGCCACGACAGCTACTAGAACGCCTGCAACAAACCTCGTGACGTAGAGATCAAATCTGGTTATGGGCCTCGCAACTACGAACTCTAAGGCGCCTTGGCTTCTAGGTTTCGCGATGTAAATGTATACCAAGTATAGCATCACGATAGGGAAAAACCCGTTAAACAGGCTTAACCCCGCTCCGCCGAGCAGAACGTTTATCACTGCAATCGACCTCTGATTGACCCCGACAATTTCGGTCGGGTGGGCTGACACTACAGCGTAGTATTTTACGCCTTTACCCGTTTCACCTATGACGAGCAGATCCACGAATGTAACGTTCCTGTTCCTGAGGCTTGATCCGGCCGCAAACACGCCCTGATCTAAGGTGGCAATTTTCCTGTACCCGGCCCCTTCAATGTCTACCGGTAATACCTGGGAGGCAGGGCCCGAAGAGCCCTGCTCACGCATGTACAGGTCTAATTTTAACTCGGGTTCCGCAGGAACCAGTACCGAGCCCACTACCGTTATGTTAACGCCCTCTCTATATATGGCATTTATTAGTAGAATTCCGTGGCTATAGGGTTCGCGCCCCGGCTCAGGTTCAGTCTCTAGACCCGTTTCCGTTATTTTATGGATCGCGTACGGCATGTACTGGTCGCTTATTACCGCGAAGATGAGCGTTCTGTTTTCTATTCGGCCGATGAACGTGGGCGCAACATTACTAATATAACCGTAAGGTGTGCTTAGCGAGAAACGGCATACGCATTGGTAGCCTACCGGAAGCTCATGCGGTATTGATTCAACCCGCTTCTTCTCCTTGAACTCTCCCCTGAACGCTATTGTTTCTCGGAGGATCTGCCCCTTAGCCGCCTCAACCGGTTCAGTGGCATTGTAACAGTAGATATCAAAGGAGAGAGTGCCACTCATGTCTCTAAGTGCCATGTCGTAAACACGGCCCTCGCTACTTAGGGTCTTGGTGCCCGTATCCACGGTTATCAAGATCACGTACTTTCCCTCAACTAGAGGTGTTGCCCCGAGCGTGGAGGATACTAAGTACGCTAATCCAACACCGCTAACCGTAAACAATACTAGTACGAGTATTACCGAGCGTCTCAGAAGTCCTCGTTTAAAGTCGTATAGTACCGGGCTGAACTTCACTAGCATTTCCCCTCTACCTCTTTTATCAGGTTGAAGAAGAAGTCTTCAAGACTTCTCTCTTCGCGCTTAACCTCATATACCTTTACACCGTGTTTGACCAATTCCGTGGTTATGTCGCCTATATCGCTTGATATGTTTCTTAGAAGTACTTTTTGCCCTCCTATGACGTTTAACTCGCCATACTTCTTCAGCAGCTTCAGGACGCTCTCATCGGTACTACTGAGTACCAGCTCGAGAGCCGAGCCAGCTCTATATTTTATTTCGTCCATAGTATACTCGCCAACGATCCTACCCCTATGTACGAACACCACTCTATCGGCGATACCTTCCACCTCGCTGAGGATGTGTGAGGAGAATAGAACTGCTTTTCCCCTTCTTCTGAACTCCAAAGTTAATTCCCTAAAGAAGGCTATGCCTTTGGGGTCTAGCCCGTTTAAAACCTCGTCGAATACGAAGTTGGGTGGATCGTTGATCATCGATACTGCCAGCGCGAATCTCTTCTTCATGCCCTGCGAATAGGCTGAAAGCTTCATGTTGAGGGATTCCCCGAGCCCGAATTTCTCCAGTAGCTCCTTTCCTAGTTTTAGTGCTTCAGGACGTGATAATCCGTAATAACCGGCAAGGTAAACAAAGTAATCCAGCGCTCTGAACTCCGTTTCAAAAATTGGTAATTCGGGGACCCAGCCTATTCGCCAAGAGGCTTTTTTCTTTTCCCTGGTTATAGATAGCCCGTCTATTAAGACATCGCCACTACTTGGCGGTAACACGCCAACAACTATTCTAATAGTCGTCGTCTTACCGGCACCATTTAACCCGACATAACCAACAACCTCGCTATTGCGCACGGAGAATGACACATCATCTATTGCTTTAAACCTACCGAAAAACCTTGAGACGCCTTGAATTTCAATTGTCAAGTTATAGCACCTTGAGCATATTTTACACCCGCATGCACTTATATATGAATTAAGTAGTGTGACAAGCGGTGTTTCCCATGGTCGAGATAGTGGACTTGACGCTGAGAGATGCTCACCAATCTCTAATAGCAACTAGGCTTAGAACCGAAGACATGATCCCAATATTAGATAAGATCGATCAATCTGGCTTCTACGCCATTGAGATGTGGGGCGGGGCGACGTTCGATGTCATGGTGAGGTTCTTGAAGGAGGACCCGTGGGAAAGGCTGAAGATAGTACGTGAAAGAGTCAGGAGAACTAAGCTATTGATGCTCCTGCGTGGACAGAACCTTGTGGGTTATAGGCACTATCCCGACGACTTGGTGGAGAAGTTCGTGGAACTTTCCTACAATAATGGTATAGACATTTTCAGAATCTTCGACGCGCTAAACGATGTAAGAAACATGAAGACGTCCATTAAAAAGGCGAAATCCCTTGGTGCAGTAGTGCAAGGAACAATAACGTACACCGTGAGCCCTATACACACCATTGAGCACTACTTAAAGGTCGCCGAGGAGTTGGTAGCTCTCGAGGTGGATCACTTGGTCATAAAAGACATGGCGGGCATCTTGGACCCCTATACGTGTTATAACCTAGTAAAGGCCCTCAAAGAGGCCTTTAAGGTGACAGTTGACGTTCATTCACACTTCACTGGAGGATTGGCTGTTGCGAACTACGTCAAGGCCGTTGAAGCCGGCGTAGACATAATCGACACTGCTATTAGCCCACTGGCGTTTGGAACCGGTCACCCGAGTATTCAAACAATGTACTATGCTCTACCCGAAGAGAAAAAACCAAGAGTTAACATGAAGGTTATACGCGAAATAAGCGAATACCTGAATAAAGTGCTATTTACGAAGTACAAGGACTTGCTCGACGTGAAGGTCTTCATGCCCGACCCCAACGTATTAGAGCACCAAATACCTGGCGGAATGATTTCAAACTTCCTCACGCAATTAAAGCAACTAGGTGCTGAGGACAAGTTACCCGAGGTTCTAGAAGAAGTTAAGCGCATACGCGAGGACCTCGGATGGCCTCCGCTAGTAACGCCTACATCGCAAATAGTTGGCGCGCAGGCGGTACTAAATGTTCTTCACGGAAGATACCAAGTCGTAGCGAAGGAGACCTACAACTACGTGAAGGGGTTCTATGGCCGGCCACCAGCCCCTGTAAATGAGGAGGTCGTAAAGCTTGTATTAAAAGGCGAGAAGCCCATTGAAGCTAGACCGGCTGACCTCCTCGAGCCGCTTTATGAAAAATGTAAACGAGAAGTCGTAGAGAAAGGTTTCTACATGAAGGAGGAGGACGTGCTAACGTACTGCTTATTTCCAGACGTGTCGTTAGAGTTCTTCAAGTCACGCGTGCAAATAGCAGTGCCGAGCAGTAAACGTGAAAGGGAT harbors:
- a CDS encoding deoxyhypusine synthase, whose translation is MGSDLVNAVRNELLREEIVDFTVREDMSVCELIEGYGQSHGFMAGHVYRASKVLAEMALDHNTIRILSFTGNVVSTGLRGLLAQLVREGWFHAVITTCGAIDHDIARGTGHKYYKGDWVYDDAMLHSISIHRLGNVLIPAENYGVAVEKFARRLFEELTRVKKKWAVSEVLREAGRRIADEKSILRAAYERGIPIYVPGIYDGAFGSQVVFNQDVMGLELDLVADEKNIIELIVTSKKAGALIVGGGISKHHTIWWAQLKDGLDYAVYITTAVEYDGSLSGAHPREAISWSKIKPGAKHVVVYGDATVVLPLVVAGAKCMSRMAK
- a CDS encoding tRNA(Ile)(2)-agmatinylcytidine synthase, translated to MHVEDGKVIEVHVGIDDVDSLKGGCTTHFAVEVSWKLKNKNIKFTDYPNLVRLNPAVPWKTRGNGAVALRLLLTSESDIEDVWGFLTNELEEYTRCFPDPKHQPSAVLHVGEVPREYVWLAQKALHDIVPLDLALRAISKHENTRYYSITGKRGIIGALSAVGYTMKNTDYTFEVVAYRERSYWGKPRLVDEESVRDMDRLYCKDTVLNYDYEFNRVLITPRGPDPVLFGVRGESPETLLEAIKVLRVHEPVEYVAMFRTNQHTDSHIFPVSSICDIRPYTCISARGIVKNKPTRAIGGHVFFRLCDQHCCVDVAVYEPTKHFRNVVEKLEAGDEVEVLGCVRPPGPAHDITVNLEKIRVIKLVTVTIYENPRCPHCGSRMESAGRNKGFKCRKCGHRDPGAKKFALTARRELEAGWYQPPKIAFKHLMKPIERFGREKKSFAGPVLENFIVKSP
- a CDS encoding pyridoxal phosphate-dependent aminotransferase, with the protein product MSRASKRASALPTNPHRILISKAHELRRRGVKVYDYTAGQPGLPPSKEALEYFVEMLKKDPFKHFRYMPTQGLQELREAVSQDLKRYGNVDVPADQILITAGGAEALILSVYTLLDEGDAVLLLDPSYSVYWDLTKFAGLKIESCKQRYETGFNPDPECIKEKLSSGVKAVMFASPDNPTSRIIDHEVAKTLVEVAREKKAWVIYDVAYKHIVYEGEHIWIERFDPALENTVVCGSFSKDIAIPGGRLGYIYGPKDVIPDLVKLKGVFGIVAPVPMQWLAYYYLVGGFKEKYLSEVIPVYKRRRDVAYESFKKLFPEARLHKPVASMYLFPDVTPYLGKLKWNDLEFAMQLAESKGTVMLPGSIFGEAGSGHLRITFVTMNEEDLVEGFVLMREFLEERGVI
- a CDS encoding ABC transporter permease subunit, which produces MLVKFSPVLYDFKRGLLRRSVILVLVLFTVSGVGLAYLVSSTLGATPLVEGKYVILITVDTGTKTLSSEGRVYDMALRDMSGTLSFDIYCYNATEPVEAAKGQILRETIAFRGEFKEKKRVESIPHELPVGYQCVCRFSLSTPYGYISNVAPTFIGRIENRTLIFAVISDQYMPYAIHKITETGLETEPEPGREPYSHGILLINAIYREGVNITVVGSVLVPAEPELKLDLYMREQGSSGPASQVLPVDIEGAGYRKIATLDQGVFAAGSSLRNRNVTFVDLLVIGETGKGVKYYAVVSAHPTEIVGVNQRSIAVINVLLGGAGLSLFNGFFPIVMLYLVYIYIAKPRSQGALEFVVARPITRFDLYVTRFVAGVLVAVVASTIFYTVLITTLWLLLEVFIEPYVNLLMYSGIVLSLVAFYSLCYFVSTITRGAGYLAFAIFLFILFTIILSVIASVLVVLTSKDMYGPEVYKEMMKLQYLTRYFTPFGVQDFIEFYVTRYYNINLYGDALRVIESVVQPWAVALSVTLWILLPVVAGWYTFKKANLSS
- a CDS encoding ABC transporter ATP-binding protein, encoding MTIEIQGVSRFFGRFKAIDDVSFSVRNSEVVGYVGLNGAGKTTTIRIVVGVLPPSSGDVLIDGLSITREKKKASWRIGWVPELPIFETEFRALDYFVYLAGYYGLSRPEALKLGKELLEKFGLGESLNMKLSAYSQGMKKRFALAVSMINDPPNFVFDEVLNGLDPKGIAFFRELTLEFRRRGKAVLFSSHILSEVEGIADRVVFVHRGRIVGEYTMDEIKYRAGSALELVLSSTDESVLKLLKKYGELNVIGGQKVLLRNISSDIGDITTELVKHGVKVYEVKREERSLEDFFFNLIKEVEGKC
- a CDS encoding pyruvate carboxylase subunit B, yielding MVEIVDLTLRDAHQSLIATRLRTEDMIPILDKIDQSGFYAIEMWGGATFDVMVRFLKEDPWERLKIVRERVRRTKLLMLLRGQNLVGYRHYPDDLVEKFVELSYNNGIDIFRIFDALNDVRNMKTSIKKAKSLGAVVQGTITYTVSPIHTIEHYLKVAEELVALEVDHLVIKDMAGILDPYTCYNLVKALKEAFKVTVDVHSHFTGGLAVANYVKAVEAGVDIIDTAISPLAFGTGHPSIQTMYYALPEEKKPRVNMKVIREISEYLNKVLFTKYKDLLDVKVFMPDPNVLEHQIPGGMISNFLTQLKQLGAEDKLPEVLEEVKRIREDLGWPPLVTPTSQIVGAQAVLNVLHGRYQVVAKETYNYVKGFYGRPPAPVNEEVVKLVLKGEKPIEARPADLLEPLYEKCKREVVEKGFYMKEEDVLTYCLFPDVSLEFFKSRVQIAVPSSKRERDLWDEVLGY